In Penaeus chinensis breed Huanghai No. 1 chromosome 19, ASM1920278v2, whole genome shotgun sequence, a single genomic region encodes these proteins:
- the LOC125034962 gene encoding UDP-glucose 6-dehydrogenase-like — MYEGVGPWQRQIYYFKKLLIKFAFHWRTFCLQGRAADLKFVEACARKIAEVAEGHKIVVEKSTVPVRAAESISHILSANTRPDVSFQVLSNPEFLAEGTAVTNLLNPDRVLIGGEESAGGDEAVAELMWIYTHWVPKEKIVTTSTWSSELSKLASNAFLAQRVSSINAISAVCEATGADVSQVAAAVGLDSRIGPNFLQASVGFGGSCFQKDLLNLVYIAECLNLPEVAMYWQQVTDMNEYQRTRFAKRIVECLFNTVTDKTLAVFGFAFKKNTGDTRESPAIYVCSHLLEEGARLNIYDPKVDPKQIEHDLTSSTVTDDPERIQKLFSTYSDPYEAAKDAHAIVVLTDWDEFKNFDYKKMLNSMKRPAFIFDGRKMLDHSALIKLGFHTETVGKRFARNALLRASGEHFPAFSWTP, encoded by the exons gcaaatttattattttaaaaagttaTTGATTAAGTTTGCATTTCATTGGAGAACCTTTTGTTTACAGGGTCGTGCAGCTGATCTGAAATTTGTGGAGGCATGTGCAAGAAAAATTGCCGAAGTCGCAGAGGGACACAAGATTGTCGTGGAAAAGTCAACAGTACCCGTTCGCGCTGCGGAATCCATCTCTCATATTCTCAGCGCCAACACAAGGCCAGACGTTTCATTCCAG GTATTATCCAACCCAGAATTTTTAGCAGAGGGGACAGCTGTTACAAACCTTCTGAACCCTGACCGCGTGCTCATTGGCGGAGAGGAATCCGCAGGAGGAGATGAAGCTGTTGCGGAACTGATGTGGATATACACACACTGGGTTCCGAAGGAGAAAATTGTCACCACCAGCACCTGGTCATCAGAACTTTCAAAACTG GCATCAAATGCATTCCTGGCTCAGCGTGTATCCAGCATCAATGCCATCTCGGCTGTATGTGAAGCAACAGGTGCTGATGTATCCCAGGTAGCTGCTGCTGTTGGTCTGGATTCTCGAATTGGACCCAACTTTCTTCAGGCATCTGTTG GATTTGGAGGTAGCTGTTTCCAGAAGGATTTGCTGAATCTTGTGTATATTGCTGAGTGCCTTAACCTACCAGAAGTGGCCATGTACTGGCAGCAGGTCACAGATATGAATGAATATCAAAGAACGAG ATTTGCCAAGAGAATTGTAGAATGCCTATTTAATACAGTGACAGATAAAACACTGGCTGTGTTTGGGTTTGCCTTCAAGAAAAACACGGGTGATACGAGAGAGAGTCCGGCCATCTATGTCTGCTCTCACCTGCTAGAAGAAGGGGCCAGACTTAACATTTATGATCCTAAG gttgATCCAAAACAAATTGAACATGACTTAACAAGCTCAACTGTAACAGATGACCCAGAACGTATACAGAAGCTCTTCAGTACCTACTCTGACCCATATGAAGCTGCTAAAGATGCCCATGCTATTGTTGTTCTTACTGATTGGGATGAATTTAAG AATTTTGACTACAAGAAGATGCTAAACTCAATGAAGCGACCGGCATTCATCTTTGATGGACGTAAAATGTTGGATCACTCTGCCTTGATCAAACTGGGCTTCCACACAGAAACAGTCGGAAAGAGATTTGCCCGCAATGCTCTTCTGAGAGCTTCTG